In Persicimonas caeni, a single window of DNA contains:
- a CDS encoding AAA family ATPase, protein MTGQIRDYDLLAKLYGSARTVVYRARKVDGGPTYILKVLSESHPTPRALVRYRHEFDITRALDGDGIIEVYGLEKHLRGLVMVLEDIGGESLAQTLRRRQFELEEFLEVAIAVTEALGQVHAQGVIHKDINPANIVWNETTGQVKLIDFGIATSLAREWPSGDDPNESHGTLAYMSPEQTGRTSRPLDYRTDFYSLGATFYEMLTGQRPCDGEDELAVFHCHLAQVPRPPHELRLAVPRAVSDIVLRLLAKPAEERYQSAHGLRCDLQRCLDALRARGAVEPFELGEHDVRATLQVSQKLYGRSGELARLLEALEDAAAGARKLVLLTGPGGVGKSALVRETQTAMLGRRVRLAASKFDQNKRDVPHSGCAQALEALISQILGLPADEVERWRARAEEALESNGALLAEIAPDIEALLGPQPELPPMTPEEARHRLGRAVSRFLALFAEPERPLTLFFDDLQWADAASLELIATLLGHDELDHLLIIGAYRAAEIAPTHPLQATLLQLEERTVEVESIPVEPLSCEHVQALVADTLQAEPAAVDTLARLIHEKTSGNPYFVNRFIEDLYARDLLWFDARAGKWCWSDEAIEQAALTDNVVELLIERLRTLPEPTCEALQMAALLGRQFHLGELADACDSSDEALYKDLLPAVESGIVRTNSRPELSDVSDDEAPLVVRRLGFPHDRVQEAAAQLLSAEDRPQAELKVGRILHERMRQEEGEALLFDVVGHLDAARQIIDEETERLDLARLNVRAARRAMGSLAFTAASHYLEAAHELLPDAIWQVDAPLAMDVLRLRGETESQLGHFELAEELLERALEHTDDPVERAKLHTLLVRQYANRAQLAEALDTVVECLTELGVDFPVDELDIAMGDQFSRVQARLGGESIATLTERPHIDHPAYEAALHILGAFHPAAGILDQRLLLLDGLKAIELSLEIGVRPETVLGLAVYGLVLVRYGRFEEAYQAGALSLELAARFDEEFLAAHAGMLQGGMVAHWARPLDESIAVLVRAQRDGLRSGNLQFAGFAAVHRVYQQFCRGKNLVDLAEQIESALELAERTNNTIALDQVTTTRRLTRHLRGETDDDDFVEGRTDEWAADLLERYRSRDNDAVVTSMAGARGILHLHYGRPHKALDDLERVQSNLTALLDTIDVSRDTFYVAMAHAACAQGASAGQGQKDKRQEHLESLVELRERIAFWCEACRENFEHQLELVDAEIAWLHGELFDALDHFDHAVELARQRGFTEMEALAYERAAELWLSRDKARFARTYIKEAIYAYRLWGATRKVEWLEARHAELLASVEADLADSPSGSGGAELDITSVFRASESIARRIEVDELLTTLMQVTAANAGAQRGAFFLVEPRGVLLAVEGEAGAKPRLVAPPQKLGHWKGGARSVVRYVARTGEPVVLARATDDERFQNDRYVREHQLRSVLCMPVEEAGELRGVLYLENNLSDAAFTENRLRVLNILAGHIAVSLSKAQLYETVHEEKERFRQLAENIHEVLWLMDWPSRQIVYVSPAYSHTWGRPLPNLPIGLDRWVEAVVPDDRDHVRDALDHKLDVGDYDIIYEIERPSGARRWIRERGFPIRREDGQTIRIAGIAEDITRQHEVEKMKDEFISIVSHELRTPLTPIKGIFEILGRDEKFAGDVATERMIELGLRNSNRLLKLIDDLLDIQKLSLSTIHFDNELVDVAAVVSEALQINEPLGDSKNIDFVLDVDEPHLEVHADRERLMQVFTNLLSNAVKFSEPSQRVEMHIARVDDHARVSVTDHGTGIPEEAQERVFQKFVQADSSMTRKHGGTGLGLAISQAIVERLGGRIYFESEVDEGTTFFVELPLVG, encoded by the coding sequence ATGACGGGGCAGATTCGCGACTACGACCTTCTCGCCAAGCTCTACGGCAGCGCGCGGACGGTCGTCTACAGGGCTCGCAAGGTCGACGGGGGGCCAACATATATTCTCAAGGTGCTGAGCGAGAGCCACCCGACGCCGCGTGCGTTGGTGCGCTACCGCCACGAGTTCGACATCACCCGTGCGCTCGACGGTGATGGGATCATCGAGGTGTATGGGCTCGAGAAGCACCTTCGCGGGTTGGTGATGGTGCTCGAGGATATCGGCGGGGAGTCGCTGGCGCAGACGTTGCGGCGGCGGCAATTCGAGCTCGAGGAGTTCTTGGAGGTGGCGATTGCGGTGACCGAGGCGCTCGGGCAGGTCCACGCGCAGGGGGTCATCCACAAGGATATCAACCCGGCCAATATCGTCTGGAACGAGACGACCGGGCAGGTCAAGCTCATCGACTTTGGCATCGCCACGTCGCTGGCGCGCGAGTGGCCCAGCGGGGACGACCCGAACGAGTCGCACGGCACGCTCGCCTACATGTCGCCCGAGCAGACCGGGCGCACCAGCCGGCCGCTCGACTACCGTACTGATTTCTACTCGCTGGGGGCGACGTTCTACGAGATGCTCACCGGCCAGCGGCCGTGTGACGGCGAGGACGAGCTGGCGGTGTTTCACTGCCACCTGGCGCAGGTGCCGCGGCCGCCGCACGAGCTTCGCCTGGCGGTGCCCAGGGCGGTGTCCGACATCGTGCTCCGCCTGCTCGCCAAGCCCGCCGAGGAGCGCTACCAGAGCGCGCACGGGCTGCGCTGCGACCTGCAGCGTTGCCTCGACGCGCTGCGGGCGCGCGGGGCGGTCGAGCCGTTCGAGCTCGGCGAGCACGACGTGCGGGCGACTCTGCAGGTGTCGCAGAAGCTGTACGGGCGCAGCGGCGAGCTGGCTCGGCTGCTCGAGGCGCTCGAGGATGCGGCCGCTGGGGCGCGCAAGCTCGTGTTGCTCACCGGCCCCGGCGGGGTGGGCAAGTCGGCGCTGGTGCGCGAGACGCAGACCGCCATGCTCGGCCGGCGCGTGCGGCTGGCGGCGAGCAAATTCGACCAGAACAAGCGTGACGTGCCGCACTCGGGGTGTGCCCAGGCGCTCGAGGCGCTCATCTCGCAGATTCTGGGGTTGCCGGCCGACGAGGTCGAACGCTGGCGCGCGCGGGCTGAAGAGGCGCTCGAGAGCAACGGGGCGCTGCTCGCCGAGATCGCCCCCGACATCGAGGCGCTGCTCGGGCCGCAACCCGAGCTCCCGCCGATGACGCCCGAGGAGGCGCGCCACCGGCTCGGCCGGGCGGTGAGCCGGTTTCTGGCGCTCTTCGCCGAGCCGGAGCGCCCGCTCACCCTCTTCTTCGACGACCTTCAGTGGGCCGACGCCGCCTCGCTCGAGCTCATCGCCACGCTGCTCGGCCACGACGAGCTCGACCATCTGCTCATCATCGGGGCGTATCGCGCCGCCGAGATCGCCCCGACCCATCCGCTGCAGGCGACCTTGTTGCAGCTCGAGGAGCGCACCGTCGAGGTCGAGTCGATCCCGGTCGAGCCGCTCAGTTGCGAGCACGTGCAAGCCCTGGTCGCCGACACCCTGCAGGCCGAGCCGGCCGCGGTCGACACGCTCGCCCGGCTCATCCACGAGAAGACCTCCGGCAACCCCTACTTCGTCAATCGGTTCATCGAGGACCTGTACGCGCGCGACCTGCTCTGGTTCGACGCACGAGCCGGCAAGTGGTGCTGGAGCGACGAGGCGATCGAGCAGGCCGCGCTGACCGACAACGTCGTCGAGCTGCTCATCGAGCGGCTGCGCACGCTGCCCGAGCCGACGTGCGAGGCGCTCCAGATGGCCGCCCTGCTCGGTCGCCAGTTCCACCTCGGCGAACTCGCCGACGCCTGCGACAGCTCCGATGAGGCGCTCTACAAGGACCTGCTTCCCGCCGTGGAGAGCGGCATCGTACGGACGAACTCACGCCCCGAACTCAGCGACGTGAGCGATGACGAGGCCCCGCTGGTCGTCCGCCGGCTCGGCTTTCCGCACGACCGCGTCCAGGAGGCCGCCGCGCAACTGCTCTCCGCGGAGGACCGGCCGCAGGCGGAGTTGAAGGTGGGGCGGATTCTGCACGAGCGTATGCGCCAGGAAGAGGGAGAGGCGCTGCTCTTCGACGTGGTGGGCCACCTCGACGCGGCTCGCCAGATCATCGACGAGGAGACCGAGCGGCTCGACTTGGCTCGGCTGAACGTGCGGGCGGCGCGTCGGGCGATGGGCTCGCTGGCCTTCACGGCGGCGAGTCACTACCTGGAGGCGGCACACGAGCTACTGCCCGACGCCATCTGGCAGGTCGACGCTCCCCTGGCGATGGACGTGCTGAGGCTTCGCGGCGAGACGGAGAGCCAGCTCGGCCACTTCGAGCTGGCCGAGGAGCTGCTCGAGCGCGCCCTCGAGCACACCGACGATCCGGTCGAGCGCGCCAAGCTTCACACCTTGCTGGTGCGCCAATACGCCAACCGCGCCCAACTGGCGGAGGCGCTCGACACCGTCGTCGAGTGCTTGACGGAATTGGGGGTCGACTTTCCGGTCGACGAGCTCGACATCGCGATGGGCGACCAGTTCTCGCGGGTCCAGGCCCGGCTGGGCGGCGAGTCGATCGCCACGCTCACCGAGCGGCCGCACATCGACCACCCCGCCTACGAGGCGGCGCTGCATATCCTGGGGGCGTTCCACCCGGCGGCGGGCATCCTCGACCAGCGCTTGCTCCTGCTCGACGGGCTCAAGGCGATCGAGCTGAGCCTCGAGATCGGCGTGCGCCCCGAGACCGTGCTCGGCCTGGCGGTCTACGGGCTGGTCTTGGTGCGCTACGGACGCTTCGAGGAAGCCTACCAGGCCGGAGCGCTCTCCCTGGAGCTGGCCGCGCGCTTCGACGAGGAGTTCCTGGCCGCCCACGCGGGCATGCTGCAGGGGGGGATGGTCGCCCATTGGGCCCGTCCCCTCGACGAGTCCATCGCGGTGCTCGTGCGCGCCCAGCGGGACGGGTTGCGCTCGGGCAACCTTCAATTTGCCGGATTCGCCGCCGTCCATCGCGTCTACCAGCAGTTCTGCCGAGGCAAGAACCTCGTCGACCTCGCCGAACAGATCGAAAGCGCGCTCGAGCTCGCCGAGCGCACCAACAACACCATCGCCCTCGACCAGGTCACGACCACTCGTCGGCTGACGCGGCACCTGCGTGGGGAGACCGACGATGACGACTTCGTCGAGGGTCGCACCGACGAGTGGGCCGCCGACCTGCTCGAGCGCTACCGCTCCCGCGACAACGACGCCGTGGTGACGAGCATGGCGGGCGCGCGCGGCATCTTGCATCTGCACTACGGCCGGCCTCACAAGGCCCTCGATGACCTCGAACGAGTCCAGAGCAATCTGACGGCGCTGCTCGACACCATCGACGTGAGCCGCGACACGTTTTATGTGGCGATGGCCCACGCGGCGTGTGCGCAAGGGGCGTCGGCTGGTCAAGGACAGAAAGACAAGCGTCAGGAGCACCTGGAGAGTCTCGTCGAGCTGCGCGAGCGCATCGCGTTTTGGTGCGAGGCGTGTCGCGAGAATTTCGAACACCAGCTCGAGCTGGTCGACGCCGAGATCGCCTGGCTGCACGGCGAATTATTCGACGCGCTCGATCACTTCGACCACGCCGTGGAGTTGGCGCGCCAGCGCGGGTTCACCGAGATGGAGGCGCTCGCCTACGAGCGCGCCGCCGAGCTGTGGCTGTCGCGCGACAAGGCGCGCTTTGCGCGCACCTACATCAAAGAGGCGATCTACGCGTACCGGCTGTGGGGCGCGACGCGCAAAGTCGAGTGGCTCGAGGCGCGCCACGCCGAGCTGTTGGCGTCAGTCGAGGCCGACTTGGCCGATTCACCGAGCGGGTCGGGCGGCGCCGAGCTCGACATCACCAGCGTATTTCGCGCCTCCGAGTCGATCGCGCGGCGCATCGAGGTCGACGAGCTGTTGACGACCTTGATGCAGGTGACCGCCGCCAACGCCGGCGCCCAGCGCGGGGCGTTCTTCTTGGTGGAGCCCCGAGGCGTGTTGCTGGCCGTCGAGGGCGAGGCGGGCGCCAAGCCCCGGCTGGTCGCCCCGCCCCAGAAGCTCGGCCACTGGAAGGGCGGCGCCCGCTCGGTGGTGCGCTACGTCGCGCGCACCGGCGAGCCGGTCGTCCTGGCGCGGGCGACCGACGACGAGCGCTTTCAAAACGACCGCTACGTGCGCGAGCACCAGCTGCGCTCGGTGCTGTGCATGCCCGTCGAGGAGGCAGGCGAGCTTCGCGGCGTGCTCTACCTGGAGAATAACCTGAGCGACGCTGCCTTCACCGAAAACCGGCTGCGCGTGCTCAATATCCTGGCCGGCCACATCGCCGTGTCGCTGAGCAAGGCGCAGCTCTACGAGACGGTGCACGAGGAGAAGGAGCGATTCCGCCAGCTCGCCGAGAATATCCACGAGGTGTTGTGGCTGATGGACTGGCCGTCGCGACAAATCGTGTACGTCAGCCCCGCCTACTCGCATACCTGGGGCCGCCCCTTGCCCAACCTTCCCATCGGGCTCGACCGGTGGGTCGAGGCGGTGGTGCCCGACGACCGCGACCACGTCCGCGACGCGCTCGACCACAAGCTCGACGTGGGCGACTACGACATCATCTACGAGATCGAGCGGCCCTCGGGCGCGCGGCGCTGGATTCGCGAGCGTGGCTTTCCCATCCGGCGCGAGGATGGCCAGACCATCCGCATCGCCGGCATCGCCGAGGACATCACCCGCCAGCACGAAGTCGAGAAGATGAAAGACGAGTTCATCTCGATCGTCAGCCACGAGCTGCGCACGCCGCTGACGCCCATCAAGGGGATCTTCGAGATCTTGGGGCGCGACGAGAAGTTTGCCGGCGACGTGGCCACCGAGCGCATGATCGAGCTGGGCCTGCGCAACAGCAACCGGTTGCTCAAGCTCATCGACGACCTGCTCGACATCCAGAAGCTGTCGCTGTCGACCATCCACTTCGACAACGAGCTCGTCGACGTGGCCGCGGTGGTCTCCGAGGCGCTGCAGATCAACGAGCCTCTGGGCGACTCCAAGAATATCGACTTCGTGCTCGACGTCGACGAGCCCCACCTGGAGGTCCACGCCGACCGCGAGCGGCTCATGCAGGTGTTCACCAACCT